CAGCTGCTGGACCCTCAAAACCCTCCAAAAAGCCAAAGAACCCTCGAAAACACGGCGGCGGGGAAAGTAAATGAAGGACATGAAGGTTGTGCAGAGGGAAACAGTGTCTTTGGGCATTTTGTGGGAGTCTCTAACATTGTGCAAGTCCAATTTCATTACTAGCAAGCAAGCATAAAGGACAAAAACATGTAACCCATATAGTGTAGCATACAAACAAAAAAGAGTCATTGGAAAAGAAATCGAACCACCACAAACCGAACCAAAGCCAACGATATCAAAGAACAGGTAGGTGTAAAGGTAGTCGGAAACAAAAGAACGGAGACGGTGCCGCGCCAATCACAATCCTTAGAATGTAAGGAAAGGGGGGGCAACAAGGGGGAGGCAGCAAAAGAAAGACGACATAGTAGCCATCAATCAATTTTAAGAAAAACTCAACGCACGCAACTCTCAAAAGGAcaagaagggaaaaaaatCCCTCATGTGCAATCGACCCCAAAGGGATCACGGCATAGTCGAACGGTAGTAGGAGATTACTGAACCGGTCGCCCCAATATCCCCTTACGCCTACCGAGAAGGGAAGAAGGGGGAGGGTTTGACCTACAAGGTGTGGCTGTAGCTGAACCCCCCAAAGAGAGGGGAAGAGCCAGCTAAAAAGGCGAAGGAGGTGCCAGAACAGGAATAGAAAGAACAACGGGGGGCACGAGTAACATGAACGGGAGGAAGTGGAACCGTCCTCCTGAGAGTACTCCCGTGCCTTTAAATCCCCTACGGCAACATCATCCTCCGCCCAAGGGTGTGTTGGACTAGCGGGAGGGTGGTACGCATGTCGAAAGCTCGCGCATCAACGTATAATGTGCCTCAAGCAACAATATGCGAAGCGTTTCGTTGATTTGAAAGGCGTCTTGTCCTCTAAAGCAACCCGCACGTCAACGGTAAACAAAAATATAGGAAAAGCACACTCACCAACAGCTCCAAATCCTCTGTCAAATACGCAACAGGCAATAGTCTGAGCGACGAAACCACCACTACAATTCTCACTACAGCCAGAGCTTCCTTTCAATCTCAATACTCTCGGCTTCTGGCCTCCCTTCTTGCATCTTGGAGGTAACCGGCGCAGCCAAGTTACCAACTCTTACTCAGAGTTTCCTCAATGAGCCAGAGAGGGTCACTAGGCGTTCGCTGCCAGGCATAACCCCTTGATTTAGAAGTCACAGTCGAAGAAAGTCGAAGAGGAGATTTAGTCGGTAGCTACTATAGCtagcagaagaagaggatggatAGACATGAGGATGAGCAGGAGGTCGAAGATTCGCCTTTCGAGTCGGACACCCGAGTAGATGATGTAGAATTTATCACGTTCAGAGCCTTTGAACTGGCACTGAAACACACCATATATTTGGCAATCGGCTGGATTCGAGAGCGATCAAATTGACAAATGAgtattgaaatattgaagtcGCAACGAAAGGGTTGAAAAACATACTGTAATTTGTAAAATTCTTGGGTGAGGCCAATCATCTTGCGGGGGTGGTCGTTAGTGGCGTCTGAGCTGAATCGATCTTTACGTTTTTGCGGAGTTGATTGCTGGTCGCAAGGGCCAAGCGGGGCTGCAAAAAAAAGAGAGTGTGCTAAAACACGGCCTCAATAGAGAGAACCGGAATTGCACTCCTTCTGAGGCGTCTCCAAAGTGGCAAGCTGCACAGTGGTCGTCAGTGTTGGCTCTTCGATTACAAACGGTAACAACTCACGTAGGGTTTGGACGATTCGtttcttgaagaagaaaaaaaggctTTGTGGTGAAGAAGAGATATAATGGAAACCGACAGCAGAGCCGGGTTGCTAGTAAATAAgataaagaagaaaaaataggtccatgggtggaaaagaaagaaggagCGGACGGGTTACACAATGACGACAGTGGAACGAAAGGCTTGTTATAAGCTCTGCGGTTCAGTAACAATCAAACATCCCAAGTTCCTCGCAGACGTCATCCATTCCTTCATGATGGAGTTTCCTCAGATGACTGCCTTGACAATGTATGCCTGTCAAGCGAGGGTACAgacgattattcctcagttgatGTGACATTGACGTGACATTGACGTAGGTGCCTTGATCGGAGCCACAGGTTAAGTCAAGGATAAGCCTGATCACGAGGGTAGGTAGTAGCCAATAATGGACATAGCATTGCTAAGTACTTACGAGCAAGATCACGAGGGTAATAACTAACTGTTCTGTCTTTAAAATTGAACCTGGTAAACACGCTGCATatctggagaaaggaaagaagatattgaagaaaTTTACCCTGATTCGTCGTCAATTTGTCgtacatggtggtggttgttcaAGTTACAATAGTGGCTGTGCGAACTGTACTGGTATAATTCATGCCGTAATACCTGTGTGGGAAAGGTTAAAAAATTGGAATCATAAGGCTACCATGATAAGTCTCTGTGCAGGTAGTGGTAGGGTTAGACCCAGACATATTATTGAGTAAATTCTTACATCGTAATGCCACGTGAAGTACCCAAAACACAAGGAATAGACTTGAGAGTGGCTGTATGATTCATGCTGATTTCCACATGTGACTTGAGGGTGGCTGTGCGAACCGTACTGGTACGATTCGTGCCGTAATGTATTGATTACCTGCAACTTCCCTCTTTGTGAAGCATCAATACAATTCCATAGATAATCCAGAAAACATTGACTTGTATATACAACAAGATGAGTTTCGCTGCTGCCTTTTCTCTATTAACGGTGGCAGAGAAAAACCCTTGTTGACGATTAATTATTAATTATTTAAAAGTAATTAAGCGATATTAATCATTTGTCTGATTAATGGTAAATTAATTGTGCTTCAAAAGGGTTTATCGATTTATTTTCAGCCTCTGTAAATAAATATGAAATAAATCACCATATTTGGGTCATTTTTGACTTGTTTCGAAGATGTCATACTGTCAACGTCACgtcaactgaggaataatcgtcAGTGGACTCCTGTCAAGCTCAATGAAAGTAAAGCGTTGAGCTCCTAAGAATGGATGACGTATTCCAAGTAAACTGCCGAGCTTAGCCGATCACACCGGATCCGTTCCGGCTAGCGGAATTCAAAAAATGACCCCGTTCTAATATGTGCCGAGATATTGTCATTACAGCCGTTTGCATAGAGGTTGACTGATCAACCATGTAGTTTATATAGAAATCTAAACAATTTGGTGTCCTTAGTCCTCCCGGGCCTCCCGGATGTATTTGTGTCGTACTCTCCTGCCGGCCTTCGACGCCGATTGACGCCGTTTACCCTGGCGCTGCTCCGCTCCTACTGGGAAGGTCCGGAAAGGACACCGGACTAGTACTGATAAGGTATGTGTCAATGTCGTTGGTTTCTATATAAAACAGATGACAAGTCTCAAGCTTTATGCAAACGGCTGTAAGCAGCCCCCGTGCGGGCGCACATTGTTCAGTGTTCTCACCGACGCATACAGCACGGTCGTCGGCAATGATTGTACGCCCCTCTAGATCTGAAAGTGAAAATCTACACAAACATCCGATGCGGCAGGCGTGGGAAATGACAGGAGCAAAAACGTGCACCAGTTAGCCAATCAGAATGCAGCTGCTTTGTCTTCGGACAAACGGAATTATTTTTGAACTCCGGATAAACCTTATCGGCCTCGTCGGACTCTACCATAGCCTCACGAAAACACACAACCGCCTTGCAACCGCCTCTAATTTCTTTTCGAAGCTTCGTGGTTCCGATTCACCCCAAAAAGTTTACCTTTCCATCACATGGGCTTCGATCGCGAGAAATGTGGGGTACTGCGCGTCTCATCGGTAACAACAGACACTGATCTGGATCTTCACCTCATTCTGCCGACAAACAACACCTTGAGTTAACCGAATCGCGACGAAATGGAAGATTCCGTCCATGGAAGGTTTCAGTTTCACTCCGAGTTTCAATTCATAAGAAGGTGACCCCAAATTCCAGCCCCTAGCTGTCCTTCTTACACATCTGCGTCTCTCCAATATACCCGATGTCCGATCATATGCGATTCTCCTGGTCTGGCCACGCTGTGAGGGACCCGTTTCTCACAAATGTGGACTGctcttgaacgttgaaccgtTAATTCAATCAATATACGATTCTAGATCTACGAAGACCCGTGTACGTCGGTAAGGTAAAGAGACACGGTCGAGGTAAGTTAGGATAGATGGGGGATTATACAACATGATATAATATTACAGCACACTACGAAATACGAAGAAAGCGAGTATAATAAAAATGTGGTGATACATACATGTATGTGACGAACGAAAACGTAAACTTAACGACAGCGAAAGGGGAGTCATGGCGTGGGGACGTTAGGGAAGCGACGTGATGAATTCTTTACTCCCCACTGATTCGTGTGGAGAAAGCTTGTACGATACGTTGCCTGTAGAGTGTTTTAGCGAACAGGCTTTCAACGTCAACCCCCGAGCAGAAACTCACAAagtctctcttccttgaACAATCTCAGGTGGGTATTGTCTATTGCCGTTATTCAGGTTCTCCACCGAGGACAATGGTGGTGAACGAGAATCCGCTTGGTTCACGCGCGAGCTTTTCATATCAGAAGCGAGCACTGCTGATGAATTCTGGGGACGAAAGTCAGTAACCTTTCTAACTTGGTATGGAACAAACGCACGTTTCGTAGCATCAATGGTTGGGACATTTTATGGCGTCTGTTTAGAAACTTTGAATTGGGTTCTGGAAAGGATGGGCTCAGATGCGGAAAGGCTGTGATGAGGTTAAGGAAAGAAACTGACAACACCTGAAGCGCGTTTATAACACGCAATTATTTTATCTAAGGAGTGTATCATCAGTGTCATCATGTAGTAGAGTCAGGGATGACGATAGTAACCTACCCTGAGAGAGGAAAGGATCCAGGTGGagttgggtctataacgacGGGAGTGGGTACGTTTATATATCCCGTCAGGAATAGCAGGCGGTACACAATTCTTCGAAGAGAGCGAACCGCCCGACAGCAAGAATGCCCGAAGCGCCCACCAATGAACGTGTGTCACGGCTTACGTATACATCCGGAGTTCAAGCCCAGAGTCAACTTTAGGGACAAGGCTTCATAAAGTTCTAGAGCCAGATCCTATTTTCAATCACCCGAAAGGTCAACAACGCGGCCGTGCAGAACAGGGTACGAGCGTAAAACGATAGGAGCGGGTTACACATTCCATTTGAGACGCTAGACAATACGGAGAAAAGCGTCAATAACGAGGTAGAATTTGGGTGAATTGGAGGATAGCGCGACTCATAACACGGTGAGTCTCTTGCACCGCGATCCGCCCACTGGCTTGCGTCGGGAAACACCCGTTGACCCCTGCTCTCTGGATTTCCGGTCCGGTCTTCTAAATTTTGATACATCCAGGATGAGGATTGCTGTGCgccttgttcttcttcaagcAAATTGCGATGTTATCGAAAAGTAGGTAACTGATGAAATCGCGGAAGGAGACTAAGCTAATCAGGCGCGCATCTCGCGCCGCTGTTCTCGACCACATCCACAGAGCGCTTCTTGTTCTAGTTTTTTGCTTTGGTTTCGCTCACTCTGgcttttcaaaaaaaaacaccgcTCAAATGACCTCTCGGGCCCTCAAATCTTCGAGGACGTAATCTATACCACACGACATCGAACGCTTTGACTCTGAGCTTCTTGCTGTCAAAGGATCATGTGGAAGATAATTTATAAACTCCCTCTTCGCTAGCGCTATCCCATCGCTTTCCCTAGTGCCCTTTTCCCGCTCGAATCGTATATTACCGATACCGACCCATGTCCTTGCCGTTCAACCTCTCCTACATCATCCTCACTCCCAGACATGTGGCACTACCCGGTCAAAAAGTAGCGCCTGGAGCCGGAGCTTCCCCAAGGAAAAAGAGGTCGACAGTGTAATGATTTCCGGTTCAGCTTCTCATCGGTTGTTTTGTCTAAAATGATCGGTTCCGTGTTTTGTAGGAGCCCAGGAAGATGGTTGGGTCGACTCGTTATGAAGACCAGATCTTTTCGATACCGCAAATACAAATACTCCACAAACCCTGTCACCAAACCGCTCTTGGAGCCTCATGCACATGACGCAGACGTAGTAGACGACTTTCTGATGGGAGGCTGCAACGAAACTCCAATACGAGATGTTCATGACCTTGACAAGACAGATGACAGCGGAGACCCGAATGCGACAGTGGGAACGGCGGTGCAGGTGGGATCTTGAATGTGAGTTGAACCCCAACTTGAAACTATTCCTGGATGGTTGTGTGACATCACTTCCCGTTGATCCTGGTTCATTTTTGCGGTAAGATACCCACCCCCGATTGCAAGACTTTTCCAGACCCCAGCCAAGCTTTGATGAGGAAAGGTCTTCATTTCTCTTACGTCGAGACGTGTTATGTTCTTGCCCGCACAGTATACCCACTCCTTACATGTCCAAAGATTGAGAATTTACATTACTTCCTGCTCAATTATATTCAAAAACCAATGAATAATCGTAAGCAGCATGGAATGGAATGAAAAACAAAATATGAGGGTAAAATCCGTGTGGATAGGTCCTTCGGAAGATTAAGTGAAGCCGCCCGTCTCGACAACCTCTCCATTTCCACCAGTGAACATCGCCTTCAAAGTCATATCGTTCCTCTTTTGCCTAACTCGTTCAACCTCTTCCGCTCCTCCTgtcatcttcaacttcttctggCTCACGAAATCCGTCAGCTCCTGTTGAAGCTCATCCGACCGACTAGCAAGTTCCTTCTGCCTGTTCCTCTCATTCGCCTCAATAGCCTTCAACCTCTTGTCCCCATCCACATTCATACCTTTGATCCCTAACATCACAGTACCCAACCCTCCATGGCCTTCTTCCGGTGGCGGAGGTCGAAACCCTTTCCCATTAACTCTCTTCCCCGACCCAGTCCCCCTCAAATTAATCACCTGTTCCACATGTCCAAACACGTCCGCTACAGCCTTGTAATCCTCAATCAAATCGGCCAGGAACTCCTCTTGGTGCGTCATGAAATGCTGTTCATCCACAATATTTGCCAGCTCCTCTGCCCATGTCTTCTTCCACATCGGCATAATCGTGTTCACATGTTCCTTCAAGCTCTCCAACTCTGCGTTCACGGAATTCATATCCTTCTGGATAGTCTTGAGATACATAGCCTTAGGACTAATATGCCGCTTCAGCACGTCGTTTTTGAGGCTTTCAACGGTATCTTGCAACTTTTCGACCTCCGTCAACACATTCTGCGTCCTCGAATCCAATTTTTGCTTCCCAGAATCGATAAACGCACGTGCACCACCCACTTGTGAATTGGCAAGTTGTTTAACGGACTGCGTTTGTCCTCGTAGAGTATTGAGAGATTCCTTTGTCTGCTTCATAAATTCGCTATAAAGTTGCCGCATGATACCGAGGTCGCGTCGCAGATTCTGGACTTCGTCGAACTGAATCTTCAGATCGGAGACTACCCGGGTAGAGTAGTCTGAAAGAACTGAGCCACCTGTCATTTGCGGTTGAAGTCCCCCTGTTAATTGAGGCTGTTGAGGGGCTGCTGACGGCGGAATGGCTGATGGTGCGAAGCCATTGTTCATTACATATTTGGAAAGACGTCGGGCAACGGACTGGAACTGTCTATCTGTAGGTCGAGTTGGCGCTGGCGTATTTTCGGTGTGAGGTGAGGGTATGATAGGTGAAAGATGGATTGATTGTCGTTGGTTGTTGGCGACTGCATTCTTCAGCTCCCTGAGATCTTTAGAAAGACCCAATATCTGGGAGTCGATATGTTGCTTGATTTGATCAAGAGCTATACGGGAATGATCAATTTGAGTGCGTGGTGCAGAATTGGAGAACTTACGTTCGATATTCAAAGAAAGCAGACAACTCTGTTTTACCTCACCCATATCTTCGAGCTCATATTGCACCCCACTCGAGGGGTCCCGTATGTATATCGCAGGAAACTTCTCCAGTCCAGGGTTGTACGAGAACTTATCGACGAATAGTATCCTCAACGACGACATGGTCAACCCAGTGTCGACGGCAACTTTCTTCACTTCTCTGCCCAACTGCAAAAACACGGTAATCTTCCCGTCGGTCGCATGAATTGGATCAGGAAGAGGTCTTGGTTTCAACTCCGGTTCTGTTGAAGAAAATGGCGGCTCAGGACTGACGGGTGGTGGTTCCGGAGTTCGTGCAGGGTTTGTAGGAAGAGGTGGCACAGGTGGAGGTCGATTCTCAGGTGTTTCAGTACGACTCCGTGAGCGGGAATCATCCCTTCCTTTGTGGTTGGGTAACGGGTCTTCCTCATCCACCTCCTCCGTAACAGCATCCAGCTCTTCGGGTGTCAGAGCCGAGCCGACGGGCATTGGCTTCCTGCTGATCTGTCGGTCGGTTCGATCTCTACCTACGCCGCCCGTAATTTTCGAGATATTGTATGTAGAGAATCGTTTGGACGCCCTACGTTCCAGGGTCTCGCTTCTCTTCAGGGCAGCTAATGAATTGGCCATAGCTGGGACTTGTGATGTATGGATTGGTGGAGTATCCAATTGAGCATCCGGTGGTGGTATCTCTGAACCAGGCGTTTCTGGGGGGCTGGATGCTTCATTATGCTGCTGCGCACGTGTTGGATCTGGACTTGAGGGCTCGACAACGACACTGGGTGGAGGAACTGATTTATCTACTAAAGAGTAACGTTTGACGCTGGCCGGCACAGCGGATGACGCACCGAAACCGTCGAGGGATGTGCTGGTTGGAAGGGGTGGGGAGTAAGGGTGAGCCGTATTTTGGTCAACGGATGACGGAGTAGACGCGTGCTTGCGGTCGTACGGATTTGGgaattcgcttggagtgtcTTCTGGTAGCTCAGGAAGATCCTGATT
Above is a genomic segment from Marasmius oreades isolate 03SP1 chromosome 4, whole genome shotgun sequence containing:
- a CDS encoding uncharacterized protein (BUSCO:EOG09261I1I), translating into MSSRSVASSSNAGSSSSGTRQRESSRSERSKAGTNPAVESAVTRLLVSIKKLLEALTEWSNLKMDENQVSDVYVQLGNNFNAAVAAFGAFNIDMSELMTVPDELRQVLEQCLSEDATVENLDLYLPTVRGIITNLLQGLRGKQALYRRMVSDHKHRSDLGHQRSDSSRLSRSSRGDSQRGQHSRSSGGDDERVGTRGSTHSRRRETGSSTSAPTVDPFIGGFSPRLASQPNQDLPELPEDTPSEFPNPYDRKHASTPSSVDQNTAHPYSPPLPTSTSLDGFGASSAVPASVKRYSLVDKSVPPPSVVVEPSSPDPTRAQQHNEASSPPETPGSEIPPPDAQLDTPPIHTSQVPAMANSLAALKRSETLERRASKRFSTYNISKITGGVGRDRTDRQISRKPMPVGSALTPEELDAVTEEVDEEDPLPNHKGRDDSRSRSRTETPENRPPPVPPLPTNPARTPEPPPVSPEPPFSSTEPELKPRPLPDPIHATDGKITVFLQLGREVKKVAVDTGLTMSSLRILFVDKFSYNPGLEKFPAIYIRDPSSGVQYELEDMGEVKQSCLLSLNIEPLDQIKQHIDSQILGLSKDLRELKNAVANNQRQSIHLSPIIPSPHTENTPAPTRPTDRQFQSVARRLSKYVMNNGFAPSAIPPSAAPQQPQLTGGLQPQMTGGSVLSDYSTRVVSDLKIQFDEVQNLRRDLGIMRQLYSEFMKQTKESLNTLRGQTQSVKQLANSQVGGARAFIDSGKQKLDSRTQNVLTEVEKLQDTVESLKNDVLKRHISPKAMYLKTIQKDMNSVNAELESLKEHVNTIMPMWKKTWAEELANIVDEQHFMTHQEEFLADLIEDYKAVADVFGHVEQVINLRGTGSGKRVNGKGFRPPPPEEGHGGLGTVMLGIKGMNVDGDKRLKAIEANERNRQKELASRSDELQQELTDFVSQKKLKMTGGAEEVERVRQKRNDMTLKAMFTGGNGEVVETGGFT